In a single window of the bacterium genome:
- a CDS encoding glycosyltransferase family 4 protein: MWNWFRAVDVEIVDLGIPARHFHWKKASAINRTVDQFQTYIQLIHRTARALREREIDIVDGRMEMGTVVATLAGRLAGVKAVTSTKYTPWTGGERWFRRGPPLPWSLFGQGIYALVDAVICDSVTCLDAIRQGMVLPPPGYCIPNGIEPPRAERSREELTTEFGIPLGAKIVAQIARLWPTKGQDLLLEAAPLILAQQPDAFFLVVGYTGQTQVALDYRDRLDQMVQTQGLGDRVRIVAYPGSIGDIWQLVDVHAHPTRLDSSPIALLESMSLGKPAVTSRVGGIPELLVDGETGIILPPGDARTLANAILSLLQNPCEAARLGRNARQHYEAGYTTEVMARRIEQVFEKVYATPRIRKSSA, from the coding sequence GTGTGGAACTGGTTCCGGGCAGTTGACGTGGAGATCGTGGACCTCGGGATACCCGCCCGCCACTTCCACTGGAAAAAAGCTTCAGCTATAAACCGCACGGTGGACCAGTTTCAAACCTACATCCAGTTGATCCACAGGACCGCCCGGGCACTCCGCGAGCGCGAGATCGATATTGTGGATGGGCGGATGGAAATGGGCACGGTAGTGGCAACGCTGGCTGGTCGTTTGGCCGGCGTAAAAGCGGTGACTTCCACAAAATATACCCCGTGGACCGGAGGAGAGAGGTGGTTCCGTCGCGGCCCCCCTTTGCCGTGGTCCCTATTCGGACAAGGCATCTATGCGTTGGTGGACGCGGTGATTTGTGATTCGGTTACTTGCCTTGACGCCATACGCCAAGGGATGGTCCTGCCTCCGCCAGGCTATTGCATTCCGAATGGTATCGAACCACCACGCGCCGAACGATCTCGGGAGGAGTTGACAACTGAGTTCGGCATCCCATTGGGCGCAAAAATCGTGGCCCAAATTGCTCGTCTTTGGCCGACCAAGGGACAAGACCTGTTGTTGGAGGCAGCGCCGTTGATTTTGGCGCAACAACCTGACGCGTTCTTTCTCGTGGTCGGCTACACCGGGCAAACGCAAGTAGCCCTTGACTACCGGGACCGGCTTGATCAGATGGTCCAGACGCAAGGACTTGGGGACCGGGTTCGTATCGTTGCCTATCCCGGCAGTATCGGTGATATCTGGCAACTGGTAGACGTCCATGCACACCCCACGCGTCTTGACTCGTCCCCTATAGCTCTGCTGGAGAGTATGTCGCTCGGCAAGCCTGCCGTAACCAGCCGAGTTGGCGGCATCCCCGAGCTACTGGTCGATGGAGAGACAGGCATTATTCTGCCTCCCGGTGATGCAAGGACATTAGCCAACGCGATCCTGAGTCTTCTCCAAAACCCTTGTGAAGCAGCGCGCCTCGGGCGTAACGCCCGGCAACATTACGAAGCTGGTTATACCACGGAGGTTATGGCACGCCGAATCGAGCAGGTTTTCGAAAAGGTTTATGCTACCCCCCGAATCCGAAAATCATCTGCCTAA